Proteins found in one Muntiacus reevesi chromosome 2, mMunRee1.1, whole genome shotgun sequence genomic segment:
- the MAMSTR gene encoding MEF2-activating motif and SAP domain-containing transcriptional regulator isoform X2: MTLAASSQRSQIIRSKFRSVLQLRIHRRYQDPTLSGSFAASPVLDPDPWISAADPALALAPASPPGPAPFLSNPGALLPEQKPCPWRSLKKESPKTSLHWREPKPKGNLTYHQYIPPAPRQGCRADPQVEGSPLDPPGPPLWEGTNLQQPPPRMKPTPLTPSPPGVPNPSPLPHKLELQTLKLEELTVSELRQQLRLRGLPVSGTKSMLLERMRGGAPPRERPKARREDRPAGAPWPRFRPKALGAARSACSFKLSPTSHSPPPPRAAETLVTASASALVPVATTSQAPTPAPVPVPSSAPASAALTLEEELQEAIRRAQLLPNRGIDDILEDQVEPEETSWMFLFHTITLTSHRLDGCLLLGNLEGDLCFFGCNRETGMSGKKENSLPDPWLLIGDEKNQMCHESEVRFS, encoded by the exons ATGACCCTGGCGGCTTCCTCCCAGCGCTCCCAAATCATTCGGTCCAAGTTCCGATCTG TCCTTCAGCTTCGGATCCACAGACGGTATCAGGACCCGA CCCTCTCAGGGTCCTTCGCCGCCTCTCCAGTCTTGGATCCTGATCCATGGATCTCAGCTGCAGATCCGGCTCTGGCTCTGGCCCCAGCCTCCCCACCGGGCCCAGCCCCTTTCCTCTCCAACCCTGGAGCCCTTCTTCCTGAGCAGAAACCCTGCCCTTGGAGGTCTCTGAAGAAG GAGTCTCCCAAGACCTCCCTACACTGGAGGGAGCCCAAGCCCAAGGGGAACTTGACATACCACCAGTACATACCCCCAGCGCCAAGGCAAGGGTGCAGGGCAGACCCCCAGGTTGAAGGGTCGCCCTTGGATCCCCCTGGACCGCCTCTGTGGGAAGGGACAAACTTACAGCAGCCACCTCCTAG GATGAAGCCCACACCCCTCACTCCCTCCCCACCAGGAGTCCCCAACCCTTCGCCCCTGCCACACAAGTTGGAACTTCAGACCCTCAAACTGGAGGAGCTGACG GTCTCAGAGCTCCGGCAGCAGCTGCGGCTGCGGGGCCTCCCGGTGTCGGGGACCAAGTCAATGCTTCTGGAGCGCATGCGCGGCGGCGCCCCGCCCCGCGAACGGCCGAAGGCTCGGCGCGAGGACCGTCCGGCGGGCGCCCCCTGGCCTCGCTTCAGGCCCAAGGCTTTAGGAGCCGCCCGGAGTGCGTGCTCG TTCAAGCTGAGTCCAACGTCTCATTCACCGCCTCCTCCACGTGCCGCGGAAACCCTGGTGACTGCTTCGGCTTCGGCTCTGGTTCCGGTTGCGACGACGTCTCAGGCTCCAACTCCAGCTCCAGTGCCGGTCCCTTCCTCAGCACCGGCCTCAGCAGCCCtgaccctggaggaggagctgcagGAGGCGATCCGCAGAGCGCAG CTGCTTCCGAACCGGGGCATTGATGACATCCTGGAGGATCAGGTGGAGCCTGAGG AGACCTCATGGATGTTTTTGTTCCACACTATCACCCTCACATCTCACCGACTGGATGGCTGCCTGTTGCTGGGGAACCTGGAAGGTGATCTCTGCTTTTTTGGATGCAACAGGGAGACAGGGATGAGCGGGAAGAAAGAGAATAGTCTGCCAGACCCTTGGCTTCTGATTGGAGATGAGAAAAATCAGATGTGTCATGAATCTGAGGTCAGATTCTCTTAG
- the MAMSTR gene encoding MEF2-activating motif and SAP domain-containing transcriptional regulator isoform X3: MTLAASSQRSQIIRSKFRSVLQLRIHRRYQDPTLSGSFAASPVLDPDPWISAADPALALAPASPPGPAPFLSNPGALLPEQKPCPWRSLKKESPKTSLHWREPKPKGNLTYHQYIPPAPRQGCRADPQVEGSPLDPPGPPLWEGTNLQQPPPRMKPTPLTPSPPGVPNPSPLPHKLELQTLKLEELTVSELRQQLRLRGLPVSGTKSMLLERMRGGAPPRERPKARREDRPAGAPWPRFRPKALGAARSACSFKLSPTSHSPPPPRAAETLVTASASALVPVATTSQAPTPAPVPVPSSAPASAALTLEEELQEAIRRAQLLPNRGIDDILEDQVEPEETSWMFLFHTITLTSHRLDGCLLLGNLEVCRPQSGWNQKNDDVDF, translated from the exons ATGACCCTGGCGGCTTCCTCCCAGCGCTCCCAAATCATTCGGTCCAAGTTCCGATCTG TCCTTCAGCTTCGGATCCACAGACGGTATCAGGACCCGA CCCTCTCAGGGTCCTTCGCCGCCTCTCCAGTCTTGGATCCTGATCCATGGATCTCAGCTGCAGATCCGGCTCTGGCTCTGGCCCCAGCCTCCCCACCGGGCCCAGCCCCTTTCCTCTCCAACCCTGGAGCCCTTCTTCCTGAGCAGAAACCCTGCCCTTGGAGGTCTCTGAAGAAG GAGTCTCCCAAGACCTCCCTACACTGGAGGGAGCCCAAGCCCAAGGGGAACTTGACATACCACCAGTACATACCCCCAGCGCCAAGGCAAGGGTGCAGGGCAGACCCCCAGGTTGAAGGGTCGCCCTTGGATCCCCCTGGACCGCCTCTGTGGGAAGGGACAAACTTACAGCAGCCACCTCCTAG GATGAAGCCCACACCCCTCACTCCCTCCCCACCAGGAGTCCCCAACCCTTCGCCCCTGCCACACAAGTTGGAACTTCAGACCCTCAAACTGGAGGAGCTGACG GTCTCAGAGCTCCGGCAGCAGCTGCGGCTGCGGGGCCTCCCGGTGTCGGGGACCAAGTCAATGCTTCTGGAGCGCATGCGCGGCGGCGCCCCGCCCCGCGAACGGCCGAAGGCTCGGCGCGAGGACCGTCCGGCGGGCGCCCCCTGGCCTCGCTTCAGGCCCAAGGCTTTAGGAGCCGCCCGGAGTGCGTGCTCG TTCAAGCTGAGTCCAACGTCTCATTCACCGCCTCCTCCACGTGCCGCGGAAACCCTGGTGACTGCTTCGGCTTCGGCTCTGGTTCCGGTTGCGACGACGTCTCAGGCTCCAACTCCAGCTCCAGTGCCGGTCCCTTCCTCAGCACCGGCCTCAGCAGCCCtgaccctggaggaggagctgcagGAGGCGATCCGCAGAGCGCAG CTGCTTCCGAACCGGGGCATTGATGACATCCTGGAGGATCAGGTGGAGCCTGAGG AGACCTCATGGATGTTTTTGTTCCACACTATCACCCTCACATCTCACCGACTGGATGGCTGCCTGTTGCTGGGGAACCTGGAAG
- the MAMSTR gene encoding MEF2-activating motif and SAP domain-containing transcriptional regulator isoform X1: MTLAASSQRSQIIRSKFRSVLQLRIHRRYQDPTLSGSFAASPVLDPDPWISAADPALALAPASPPGPAPFLSNPGALLPEQKPCPWRSLKKESPKTSLHWREPKPKGNLTYHQYIPPAPRQGCRADPQVEGSPLDPPGPPLWEGTNLQQPPPRMKPTPLTPSPPGVPNPSPLPHKLELQTLKLEELTVSELRQQLRLRGLPVSGTKSMLLERMRGGAPPRERPKARREDRPAGAPWPRFRPKALGAARSACSFKLSPTSHSPPPPRAAETLVTASASALVPVATTSQAPTPAPVPVPSSAPASAALTLEEELQEAIRRAQLLPNRGIDDILEDQVEPEDPLPAISLDFPGSFDMLSPSPDSEGLSSVFSSSLPSPTNSPSPSPRGPTDSLDWLEALSGGPPLGCGPPAPSIFSADLSDSSGTRLWDLLEDPW; this comes from the exons ATGACCCTGGCGGCTTCCTCCCAGCGCTCCCAAATCATTCGGTCCAAGTTCCGATCTG TCCTTCAGCTTCGGATCCACAGACGGTATCAGGACCCGA CCCTCTCAGGGTCCTTCGCCGCCTCTCCAGTCTTGGATCCTGATCCATGGATCTCAGCTGCAGATCCGGCTCTGGCTCTGGCCCCAGCCTCCCCACCGGGCCCAGCCCCTTTCCTCTCCAACCCTGGAGCCCTTCTTCCTGAGCAGAAACCCTGCCCTTGGAGGTCTCTGAAGAAG GAGTCTCCCAAGACCTCCCTACACTGGAGGGAGCCCAAGCCCAAGGGGAACTTGACATACCACCAGTACATACCCCCAGCGCCAAGGCAAGGGTGCAGGGCAGACCCCCAGGTTGAAGGGTCGCCCTTGGATCCCCCTGGACCGCCTCTGTGGGAAGGGACAAACTTACAGCAGCCACCTCCTAG GATGAAGCCCACACCCCTCACTCCCTCCCCACCAGGAGTCCCCAACCCTTCGCCCCTGCCACACAAGTTGGAACTTCAGACCCTCAAACTGGAGGAGCTGACG GTCTCAGAGCTCCGGCAGCAGCTGCGGCTGCGGGGCCTCCCGGTGTCGGGGACCAAGTCAATGCTTCTGGAGCGCATGCGCGGCGGCGCCCCGCCCCGCGAACGGCCGAAGGCTCGGCGCGAGGACCGTCCGGCGGGCGCCCCCTGGCCTCGCTTCAGGCCCAAGGCTTTAGGAGCCGCCCGGAGTGCGTGCTCG TTCAAGCTGAGTCCAACGTCTCATTCACCGCCTCCTCCACGTGCCGCGGAAACCCTGGTGACTGCTTCGGCTTCGGCTCTGGTTCCGGTTGCGACGACGTCTCAGGCTCCAACTCCAGCTCCAGTGCCGGTCCCTTCCTCAGCACCGGCCTCAGCAGCCCtgaccctggaggaggagctgcagGAGGCGATCCGCAGAGCGCAG CTGCTTCCGAACCGGGGCATTGATGACATCCTGGAGGATCAGGTGGAGCCTGAGG ACCCGCTGCCCGCCAtctccttggacttccctggctccTTCGACATGCTGTCCCCCTCCCCGGACTCTGAAGGcctctcttctgtcttctcttcctCACTTCCTTCCCCCACGAATTCCCCGTCCCCCTCTCCCAGGGGCCCCACGGACTCCTTGGATTGGCTGGAGGCTCTGAGTGGGGGTCCCCCTCTGGGCTGTggtcccccagcccccagcattTTCTCTGCTGACTTATCTGATTCCAGTGGCACCAGGCTGTGGGACCTGCTGGAGGATCCATGGTGA
- the MAMSTR gene encoding MEF2-activating motif and SAP domain-containing transcriptional regulator isoform X4: MTLAASSQRSQIIRSKFRSVLQLRIHRRYQDPTLSGSFAASPVLDPDPWISAADPALALAPASPPGPAPFLSNPGALLPEQKPCPWRSLKKESPKTSLHWREPKPKGNLTYHQYIPPAPRQGCRADPQVEGSPLDPPGPPLWEGTNLQQPPPRMKPTPLTPSPPGVPNPSPLPHKLELQTLKLEELTVSELRQQLRLRGLPVSGTKSMLLERMRGGAPPRERPKARREDRPAGAPWPRFRPKALGAARSACSFKLSPTSHSPPPPRAAETLVTASASALVPVATTSQAPTPAPVPVPSSAPASAALTLEEELQEAIRRAQLLPNRGIDDILEDQVEPEVCRPQSGWNQKNDDVDF; encoded by the exons ATGACCCTGGCGGCTTCCTCCCAGCGCTCCCAAATCATTCGGTCCAAGTTCCGATCTG TCCTTCAGCTTCGGATCCACAGACGGTATCAGGACCCGA CCCTCTCAGGGTCCTTCGCCGCCTCTCCAGTCTTGGATCCTGATCCATGGATCTCAGCTGCAGATCCGGCTCTGGCTCTGGCCCCAGCCTCCCCACCGGGCCCAGCCCCTTTCCTCTCCAACCCTGGAGCCCTTCTTCCTGAGCAGAAACCCTGCCCTTGGAGGTCTCTGAAGAAG GAGTCTCCCAAGACCTCCCTACACTGGAGGGAGCCCAAGCCCAAGGGGAACTTGACATACCACCAGTACATACCCCCAGCGCCAAGGCAAGGGTGCAGGGCAGACCCCCAGGTTGAAGGGTCGCCCTTGGATCCCCCTGGACCGCCTCTGTGGGAAGGGACAAACTTACAGCAGCCACCTCCTAG GATGAAGCCCACACCCCTCACTCCCTCCCCACCAGGAGTCCCCAACCCTTCGCCCCTGCCACACAAGTTGGAACTTCAGACCCTCAAACTGGAGGAGCTGACG GTCTCAGAGCTCCGGCAGCAGCTGCGGCTGCGGGGCCTCCCGGTGTCGGGGACCAAGTCAATGCTTCTGGAGCGCATGCGCGGCGGCGCCCCGCCCCGCGAACGGCCGAAGGCTCGGCGCGAGGACCGTCCGGCGGGCGCCCCCTGGCCTCGCTTCAGGCCCAAGGCTTTAGGAGCCGCCCGGAGTGCGTGCTCG TTCAAGCTGAGTCCAACGTCTCATTCACCGCCTCCTCCACGTGCCGCGGAAACCCTGGTGACTGCTTCGGCTTCGGCTCTGGTTCCGGTTGCGACGACGTCTCAGGCTCCAACTCCAGCTCCAGTGCCGGTCCCTTCCTCAGCACCGGCCTCAGCAGCCCtgaccctggaggaggagctgcagGAGGCGATCCGCAGAGCGCAG CTGCTTCCGAACCGGGGCATTGATGACATCCTGGAGGATCAGGTGGAGCCTGAGG
- the RASIP1 gene encoding ras-interacting protein 1 produces MLSGERKEGGSPRFGKLHLPVGLWINSPRKQLAKLGRRWPSAASVKSSSSDTGSRSSEPLPPPPPHVELRRVGAVKAAGGASGSRAKRISQLFRGSGTGTTGSGGAGGPGTPGAAQRWASEKKLPELAAGVAPEPPLATRATAPPGVLKIFGAGLASGANYKSVLATARSTARELVAEALERYGLAGSPGSGPGESSCVDAFALCDALGRPAAGAVGSGEWRAEHLRVLGDSERPLLVQELWRARPGWARRFELRGREEARRLEQEAFGAADGDGTGAPSWRPQKNRSRAASGGAALASPGPGSGSGTPAGSGGKERSENLSLRRSVSELSLQGRRRRQQERRQQALSMAPGAADAQIGPVDPGDFDQLTQCLIQAPSNRPYFLLLQGYQDAQDFVVYVMTREQHVFGRGGNSSARGGSPAPYVDTFLNAPDILPRHCTVRAGPEPPAMVRPSRGAPVTHNGCLLLREAELHPGDLLGLGEHFLFMYKDPRAGGSGPARPPWLPARPGATPPGPGWAFSCRLCGRGLQERGEALAAYLDGREPVLRFRPREEEALLGEIVRTAAAGAGDLPPLGPATLLALCVQHSARELELGHLPRLLGRLARLIKETVWEKIKEIGDRQPENHPEGVPEVPLTPETVSVELRPLMLWMANTTELLSFVQEKVLEMEKEADQEDPQLCNDLELCDEAMVLLDEVIMCTFQQSVYYLTKTLYSTLPALLDSNPFTAGAELPGPGAELGAMPPGLRPTLGVFQAALELTSQCELHPDLVSQTFGYLFFFSNASLLNSLMERGQGRPFYQWSRAVQIRTNLDLVLDWLQGAGLGDIATEFFRKLSIAVNLLCVPRTSLLKASWSSLRTDHPTLTPAQLHHLLSHYQLGPGRGPPPAWDPPPAERDAVDTGDIFESFSSHPPLILPLGSSRLSLTGPVTDDALHRELRRLRRLLWDLEQQELPANHRHGPPVATPP; encoded by the exons ATGCTGTCTGGTGAACGGAAGGAGGGCGGAAGCCCCCGCTTCGGGAAGCTCCATCTCCCGGTGGGCCTGTGGATCAATTCTCCCAGGAAGCAGCTGGCCAAGCTGGGGCGACGCTGGCCCAGCGCCGCCTCTGTCAA GTCGTCGTCTTCGGACACGGGGAGCCGCAGTAGCGAGCCGCTACCCCCGCCGCCGCCCCACGTGGAGCTGCGGCGAGTGGGTGCGGTCAAGGCAGCCGGGGGAGCCTCAGGGAGCCGTGCCAAGCGCATCTCTCAGCTCTTTCGGGGCTCGGGCACCGGAACCACGGGCTCCGGTGGCGCGGGAGGCCCTGGGACCCCGGGGGCCGCGCAGCGCTGGGCCAGCGAGAAGAAGTTGCCGGAGCTGGCGGCGGGTGTGGCCCCCGAGCCTCCACTGGCCACACGCGCCACGGCGCCCCCGGGGGTCCTCAAGATCTTCGGCGCCGGGTTGGCTTCGGGCGCCAACTACAAGAGCGTACTGGCCACGGCGCGCTCCACCGCGCGCGAGCTGGTGGCAGAGGCGCTGGAGCGCTACGGGTTGGCCGGCAGCCCCGGCAGCGGCCCCGGCGAGAGCAGTTGCGTGGACGCCTTCGCGCTGTGCGACGCCCTGGGCCGGCCCGCGGCGGGCGCCGTGGGCAGCGGCGAGTGGCGGGCGGAGCACCTGCGCGTGCTGGGCGACTCGGAGCGCCCGCTGCTGGTGCAGGAGCTGTGGCGGGCGCGGCCAGGTTGGGCGCGGCGTTTCGAGCTGCGCGGCCGCGAGGAGGCGCGCCGCCTGGAGCAGGAGGCCTTCGGGGCGGCGGACGGCGACG GCACAGGCGCCCCCTCCTGGCGGCCACAGAAGAACCGCTCCCGGGCGGCGTCCGGTGGGGCGGCGCTGGCCAGTCCCGGCCCGGGGTCTGGGTCAGGGACTCCGGCTGGGTCCGGGGGCAAGGAGCGCTCGGAAAACCTGTCCCTGCGGCGGAGCGTATCGGAGCTCAGTCTGCAAGgtcggcggcggcggcagcaggagCGCAGGCAGCAGGCACTTAGCATGGCCCCAGGGGCAGCCGACGCCCAAATTGGACCTGTAGACCCCGGCGACTTCGATCAGTTGACGCAGTGCCTCatccaggcccccagcaaccgcCCCTATTTCCTGCTGCTGCAGGGCTACCAGGACGCCCAG GACTTCGTGGTGTACGTGATGACGCGGGAGCAGCACGTGTTTGGCCGAGGTGGGAACTCCTCGGCCCGCGGTGGGTCCCCAGCCCCGTATGTGGACACCTTTCTCAACGCCCCGGACATCCTTCCGCGTCACTGCACAGTGCGCGCGGGTCCTGAGCCCCCGGCGATGGTGCGCCCATCCCGGGGAGCCCCGGTCACGCACAATGGGTGCCTATTGCTGCGGGAGGCCGAGCTGCATCCGGGAGACCTGCTGGGGCTGGGCGAGCACTTCCTGTTCATGTACAAGGACCCCCGCGCTGGGGGCTCGGGGCCGGCGCGACCACCGTGGCTCCCCGCACGCCCCGGGGCCACGCCGCCGGGCCCCGGCTGGGCCTTCTCTTGCCGCCTGTGCGGTCGTGGCCTGCAGGAACGCGGCGAGGCGCTGGCGGCCTACCTGGACGGCCGGGAGCCCGTGCTGCGCTTCCGACCCCGCGAAGAGGAGGCGCTGCTGGGCGAGATCGTGCGCACCGCGGCCGCTGGCGCCGGGGACCTGCCACCCTTGGGGCCGGCCACACTGCTGGCGCTTTGTGTGCAGCATTCAGCTCGGGAGCTGGAGCTGGGCCACCTGCCGCGCCTGCTGGGTCGCCTGGCCCGTCTTATCAAGGAGACTGTCTGG GAAAAGATTAAGGAAATTGGAGACCGTCAGCCAGAAAA CCACCCTGAGGGGGTTCCTGAGGTGCCCTTGACCCCTGAGACTGTGTCTGTGGAGCTGCGGCCACTCATGCTGTGGATGGCCAACACCACAGAGCTACTGAGCTTTGTGCAGGAGAAGGTGCtagagatggagaaggaggccGACCAGGAAG ATCCACAACTCTGCAATGACTTGGAATTATGTGATGAGGCAATGGTCCTCCTGGATGAGGTCATCATGTGTACCTTCCAGCAGTCCGTCTACTACCTCACCAAG ACTCTGTATTCAACGCTGCCTGCTCTCCTGGATAGTAACCCTTTCACAGCTGGAGCAGAGTTGCCGGGGCCTGGTGCTGAGCTGGGGGCCATGCCTCCAGGGTTGAGACCTACCCTGGGTGTGTTTCAAGCAGCCCTGGAACTGACCAGCCAGTGCGAGTTGCACCCAGACCTTGTGTCTCAGACTTTTGGCTACTTGTtcttcttctccaatgcatcccTTCTCAACTCACTGATGGAACGAG GTCAAGGCCGACCTTTCTATCAATGGTCCCGAGCTGTCCAAATCCGAACCAACCTGGATCTTGTCTTGGACTGGCtgcagggggctgggctgggtgaCATTGCCACTGAATTCTTCCGGAAACTCTCCATAGCTGTGAACCTGCTGTGTGTGCCTCGTACCTCCCTGCTCAAG GCTTCATGGAGCAGCCTACGAACTGACCACCCTACACTGACCCCTGCTCAGCTGCACCATCTGCTCAGTCACTACCAGCTGGGTCCTGGCCGCGGGCCTCCACCTGCCTGGGATCCTCCCCCTGCAGAGCGAGATGCTGTGGACACAG GGGACATCTTCGAAAGCTTCTCTTCCCATCCTCCCCTCATCCTGCCCTTGGGTAGCTCGCGCCTCAGCCTCACGGGTCCTGTGACAGATGATGCCCTGCACCGTGAACTTCGCAGACTCCGCCGCCTCCTCTGGGATCTTGAGCAGCAGGAACTGCCGGCCAATCACCGCCATGGACCTCCCGTGGCCACGCCTCCTTGA
- the IZUMO1 gene encoding izumo sperm-egg fusion protein 1, which produces MGPRGLPLLVATLAGCLFPARGCVICDPKVREALNSLEMDYLPGHLEASHHKKVMEKIKQAVEDFKDLPIDENSYMGVVDEATLEKASWSLLKDMKRITDSDAKGELFVKEMLWMLHLAKNTFASYAAQFQKEAFCPNKCGLMLQPLIWCSTCQKQVHACRKSKNCGEREVNVHQMEDMILDCELNWHKISQGLTDYSFYRVWKNNSETLVSKGKEPILTKTMVRPKDAGTYRCELGSIKSSPATIIYFHVTVLPKRIQEEIPSPNTETQDETAEGEVALDRPHSTVEPQTPKPEQVLKRRLLGVLIWGLVVLTAGVLSA; this is translated from the exons ATGGGGCCGCGGGGGCTTCCCCTCCTGGTGGCGACTCTGGCCGGCTGCCTGTTTCCTGCCAGGGGCTGTGTCATTTGCGATCCAAAGGTCAGGGAGGCGCTAAACTCCTTGGAGATGGATTACCTGCCTGGCCACCTGGAGGCCAGCCATCACAAAAAAGTGATGGAAAAGATAAAGCAGGCAGTGGAAGATTTCAAGGACCTGCCAATTGACGAGAACTCCTATATGGGGGTTGTCG ATGAGGCCACACTGGAAAAGgcatcctggagtttgctgaaggATATGAAACGCATCACAGATAGTGATGCAAAAG GTGAGCTCTTCGTGAAGGAGATGTTATGGATGTTGCACCTGGCAAAGAATACCTTTGCCAGCTACGCTGCTCAGTTTCAAAAAGAGG CTTTTTGTCCCAACAAATGTG gtttgatgttgCAGCCTCTCATCTGGTGCAGTACCTGCCAGAAGCAGGTTCACGCTTGTCGAAAGTCTAAGAATTGCGGAG AGCGCGAAGTCAATGTCCATCAAATGGAAGACATGATCCTGGACTGTGAGCTCAACTGGCATAAAATCTCTCAAGGCCTGACCGATTACAGCTTTTACAGG GTTTGGAAGAACAATTCTGAGACCTTGGTGTCCAAGGGGAAGGAGCCCATCCTGACCAAGACCATGGTGCGTCCGAAGGATGCAGGTACCTATCGCTGCGAGCTGGGTTCCATAAAATCCAGTCCAGCCACGATCATCTATTTTCACGTCACAG TATTGCCCAAAAGAATCCAGGAGGAGATACCGTCACCAAACACCGAAACTCAGGATGAGACGGCCGAAGGAGAGGTGGCTTTGGATCGCCCCCACTCAACCGTCGAGCCACAGACTCCGAAGCCGGAGCAAGTGCTGAAAAGACGCCTACTCGGGGTGCTGATCTGGGGCTTAGTGGTGCTCACAGCCGGCGTTCTATCCGCGTGA